In Halorhabdus tiamatea SARL4B, a genomic segment contains:
- a CDS encoding transcription initiation factor IIB family protein, with the protein MSENDPWGAMQSTSGTSTVRCPACDSTEVDRSIEGLDPFCQECGAVVSAPIEFDEALTDFEPDRDARESWSENHRVTNSTEYQIARAFEYLEELGSRLDVPTSTRERAAEIYADGATETLTDGRSMELFVTACVTVAGQESENPIPASRIADIADVDSDSLRRICRVLRQDLDYGSQPSPPRTYLGGLARDLEIHKATVSVAEELLEAVPAKQLCGKHPGAFAGAALYLAAEGAITQREIATATGVTTETIRLRVKDCREAANGRLASDQPGQDEKKS; encoded by the coding sequence ATGTCTGAAAACGATCCGTGGGGCGCCATGCAAAGTACATCAGGGACGAGCACCGTTCGCTGTCCCGCGTGTGACTCGACTGAAGTCGATAGGTCGATCGAAGGACTCGATCCGTTCTGTCAGGAATGCGGGGCCGTCGTATCCGCCCCAATTGAGTTTGACGAAGCACTGACTGATTTTGAACCAGACAGAGATGCTCGTGAAAGCTGGTCAGAAAATCACCGGGTCACGAACAGTACAGAGTACCAGATTGCACGTGCTTTCGAGTACTTAGAGGAGTTGGGGAGTCGTTTAGACGTTCCGACCTCCACTCGAGAGAGGGCAGCGGAAATCTACGCCGACGGTGCAACTGAGACGCTCACCGACGGTCGCTCTATGGAGCTCTTCGTCACAGCATGTGTCACCGTCGCTGGACAGGAGAGCGAGAACCCGATTCCGGCCAGCCGGATAGCTGACATTGCCGACGTCGATTCGGATTCTCTTCGTCGCATCTGCCGTGTACTCCGGCAAGACTTGGATTATGGAAGTCAACCAAGTCCACCGCGGACGTACCTTGGTGGCCTCGCCCGAGATCTCGAAATCCACAAAGCGACGGTATCCGTAGCCGAAGAATTACTCGAGGCCGTACCTGCGAAACAACTCTGCGGGAAACATCCAGGAGCATTCGCAGGAGCCGCACTCTACCTCGCTGCGGAAGGAGCGATCACACAGCGTGAGATCGCGACTGCCACGGGAGTGACGACTGAGACGATTCGACTCAGAGTAAAGGACTGTCGGGAAGCCGCTAATGGCCGACTAGCCTCGGATCAGCCAGGACAAGACGAGAAGAAATCATGA
- a CDS encoding CRISPR-associated protein Cas4 yields the protein MAIEQPRISNRENPSISGLLNEISADRFQDWYRERQHRQNIENGTPYFNGPDHVPDPERHSPSSLLQCHRKVFYRQCNAPAEQPDPDGIFWFGSRFEEDIVFPFLDRAVTDPNTYVRNTMWIDISIETDAGEVRVKGATDPVIVDEDSVPILPIEVKTKSSLDHVDSPNRHHRAQVHAYLVGLSEKYDVDLRDAAILYGGRKSMDLKVFHVEFDDDFWEDVVLEWAREHTQYRLDDELPPAAPEYDWECEFCDYRERCGKGETETDGIGPEGFLPLYDEYPRESVVEYLEANQDAKLTPTLAHAHPDLAESYGSHEWHCPGCGTTKAVESIDWVGDVDQAPACKECGSNGILATLSGPMPDDQTRSGGGRDV from the coding sequence ATGGCTATAGAACAACCACGCATATCAAATCGCGAAAATCCGTCGATCAGCGGCCTTCTCAATGAGATCTCGGCAGATCGATTCCAGGACTGGTACCGCGAGCGACAGCACAGACAGAACATCGAGAACGGGACGCCCTACTTCAACGGACCAGATCACGTTCCCGACCCGGAACGACACAGTCCGAGCTCGCTTCTCCAGTGCCACCGGAAGGTATTCTATCGTCAGTGTAACGCACCGGCGGAACAACCAGATCCAGATGGAATTTTCTGGTTCGGATCGCGTTTCGAGGAGGATATCGTCTTCCCTTTCCTCGACCGCGCGGTCACGGACCCGAACACCTACGTCCGAAACACGATGTGGATCGACATCTCTATCGAGACAGATGCCGGCGAGGTGAGGGTCAAGGGGGCCACGGATCCAGTCATCGTCGACGAGGACTCTGTCCCCATTCTCCCGATAGAAGTCAAGACGAAGTCATCACTCGATCACGTGGATTCTCCCAATCGTCACCATCGTGCGCAGGTACACGCGTACCTCGTCGGTCTCTCCGAGAAGTACGATGTCGACCTTCGCGATGCCGCTATCCTCTACGGTGGCCGAAAGTCGATGGACCTCAAGGTATTCCACGTCGAATTCGACGACGATTTCTGGGAAGACGTGGTCCTCGAGTGGGCCCGTGAGCATACTCAGTACAGACTCGACGACGAGTTACCGCCCGCGGCACCCGAGTACGACTGGGAGTGTGAGTTCTGTGACTACCGCGAGCGGTGTGGGAAAGGGGAAACGGAGACTGACGGTATCGGACCGGAGGGCTTCCTTCCCCTTTACGACGAATATCCACGAGAGAGCGTCGTCGAGTATCTGGAAGCCAATCAGGACGCAAAGCTGACTCCCACGCTCGCACACGCACATCCGGATCTGGCAGAAAGCTACGGAAGCCACGAGTGGCACTGTCCAGGGTGTGGTACCACGAAAGCCGTGGAGTCGATCGACTGGGTCGGCGATGTTGATCAGGCACCCGCCTGTAAGGAGTGCGGATCAAACGGTATCTTGGCCACGCTTTCGGGGCCAATGCCAGACGATCAGACTCGTTCAGGAGGTGGTAGAGATGTCTGA
- a CDS encoding DUF7342 family protein, producing MPDSAPTFENVNERAKEDWKRDTTPFDRVRSVMRTAYDPMTAATVAEKSLTSEQTARKHLRSLVEHGYVTETASPDSKATLYRRANDSLALEQARRILDETDVDTLSTRVLEMREQLREYGERFNADSPDGAVRAHADIDPETLMEWRTTRRNLAFAEVALALSSVEDVSGVAEAV from the coding sequence ATGCCAGACTCCGCTCCAACATTCGAGAATGTGAACGAGCGCGCCAAGGAGGACTGGAAACGTGATACCACTCCCTTCGACCGCGTGCGGTCCGTGATGCGCACAGCGTACGATCCCATGACTGCAGCGACCGTCGCGGAGAAATCCCTCACGTCGGAGCAGACGGCTCGCAAGCACCTTCGCTCGCTGGTCGAACACGGCTACGTGACGGAGACAGCCTCGCCTGACTCGAAGGCCACGCTGTATCGACGGGCGAACGATTCACTCGCACTCGAACAGGCGCGGCGTATCCTTGACGAGACGGATGTCGATACGCTCTCGACACGCGTCCTGGAGATGCGCGAACAGCTTCGTGAGTACGGCGAGCGGTTCAACGCGGACTCGCCCGATGGCGCTGTTCGGGCTCACGCGGATATCGACCCGGAGACACTCATGGAATGGCGAACGACGCGGCGAAACCTCGCGTTCGCCGAGGTGGCACTCGCACTCAGTAGCGTCGAAGACGTTTCCGGGGTGGCGGAGGCAGTTTGA
- a CDS encoding DUF7344 domain-containing protein, which produces MLSVTTIEDFLSALYHALRAARRRYVIQFLQESDEVTHTTRDLARKIASLEQDVPADQATGEPYRNAYNALSQTHLPTLSDAGIIVYDSERQTVCRGTNFQIAAVLLDANTPTVDLFQSLLEEMSDDGDR; this is translated from the coding sequence ATGCTGTCCGTGACGACAATTGAGGACTTTCTTTCGGCTCTTTACCATGCACTCCGGGCAGCTCGGCGACGATACGTGATCCAGTTTCTCCAAGAAAGCGATGAGGTTACCCATACCACCAGGGACCTGGCGCGAAAGATTGCGAGTCTTGAGCAGGACGTGCCCGCGGATCAGGCTACAGGCGAACCGTATCGGAACGCGTACAACGCACTTTCCCAGACGCATCTTCCAACACTATCGGACGCGGGCATCATCGTCTATGACTCCGAGCGACAAACGGTCTGCCGAGGGACGAACTTCCAAATCGCCGCAGTTCTTCTCGATGCGAACACGCCGACAGTAGACCTGTTCCAGTCACTCCTGGAAGAGATGAGCGACGATGGAGACCGGTGA
- a CDS encoding PD-(D/E)XK nuclease family protein, which yields MVEDRWTASHEPLRLRAETLDGVVREWYEELHGPVQPLSGQLNRRLAEYALDRTTAETDGALAGEPASAVLADSFSSRFSLFDDAGVGTADALAAEFEGSALDDRIAAATVDAYRHYQNLHADYVDEWVRTRGEMFDAVATAEQSLSALSPELDVVILSGYHEFRPVERRFIERLVDELPMIALLPLHQDGRSGVDAVAEDALEVYEALDFETVELEPVDESGRAFGTITESLYRPNSDTVPSPDTLRWRELPTPEREIRFVARELRTELADGRDPDDLAVVVPGTEAYSGYVEDMFDTFDIPHVTTGASQLNRTFTGSVVHDLLNLAEPDPRAEDLTSLLANPLVDIVDTDQANAVTAVARRRDTVSVSPLLDDVDDEAAALIEELLATLEALRTGDVEDATKTLRRLLDDRFDLEAATEDYASGAEQAVEQRAYDIVDEVLSSFESLAAVNSDLSPLALFTRAFDGVPIRVPQRAAGGHVEVMGLLDARMRSFEKVFLVGLASEHFPVTRERPAFFEEMTDAHPRFDTGDERLRGRYLFATLFANVDELTITTPETGDDESAVVRSPVLDELQRVTGIESEDGVDDRVGSREDLQRHVAATADRRAAVSRAGDRGDLSPEQTKRTDRGLRCAANRGTAGLSDHDGVLDPETIAEVYPPSEREPYSASRIERYVECGFKFYADEVLGIEDPDDVEVVPTPLETGSYVHDVLERFFVDLQDETEDGVDITEFDRDYLATHLREVAVEELQDTDFEYDSLFYERWKAELFAGLGDDESPPYEAGIKPHDAPEQGLFATFLDNELSRDGAARPHLFEAPFGEGLPDSDAGPFTVERPDGSTVSIRGYIDRIDVSRDGKQSTLTLYDYKTGRAPYMTKTTGGTKFQLPIYLLASADVVDGDLFEEGSLSATYYQVRPPNDLKIPRGVESKFDSETELRRFLNEVVPEWLGQIDEAIGNGRFHTTLLSAREANCRFCDYRRACDVRHHRKREFVNNVRDDDVAYVPLRVRDDEDLEAVMHDD from the coding sequence ATGGTCGAGGACCGCTGGACCGCGTCCCACGAACCCCTCCGTCTTCGTGCCGAGACGCTCGACGGGGTCGTTCGAGAGTGGTACGAGGAGCTCCACGGTCCGGTTCAGCCCCTCTCCGGGCAGCTGAACCGCCGGTTGGCGGAGTACGCGCTTGACAGAACGACAGCCGAAACAGATGGCGCTCTCGCGGGCGAACCCGCCTCAGCCGTTCTCGCTGATTCGTTCAGTAGCCGTTTCTCACTCTTCGATGACGCCGGCGTCGGGACTGCCGACGCACTGGCGGCGGAGTTCGAGGGCTCAGCCCTCGATGACCGTATCGCGGCAGCTACTGTCGACGCGTACCGCCACTATCAGAACCTCCATGCTGACTACGTTGATGAGTGGGTCCGTACCCGGGGAGAGATGTTCGACGCCGTCGCAACGGCGGAGCAGTCACTATCGGCGCTCTCCCCGGAACTGGATGTCGTCATCCTTTCCGGGTATCACGAGTTCCGCCCTGTCGAACGCCGCTTCATCGAACGCCTCGTCGACGAACTTCCGATGATTGCACTGCTGCCGCTCCACCAGGATGGTCGGAGCGGAGTCGACGCCGTCGCGGAAGATGCCCTGGAGGTCTACGAAGCACTTGACTTTGAGACAGTAGAACTCGAGCCCGTCGACGAGTCAGGGCGGGCCTTTGGAACGATTACCGAGTCGCTCTACCGCCCGAATTCGGATACTGTCCCTTCTCCAGACACTCTGCGATGGCGTGAACTCCCGACACCTGAGCGCGAGATTCGCTTCGTCGCTCGCGAGCTCCGAACCGAGTTGGCCGATGGCCGTGACCCCGATGACTTGGCCGTCGTCGTTCCGGGAACTGAGGCCTATTCGGGGTACGTCGAGGACATGTTCGATACGTTCGACATCCCGCACGTCACGACCGGCGCCTCACAGCTGAACCGGACGTTCACCGGGAGCGTCGTCCACGATCTCCTAAACCTCGCCGAACCGGATCCGCGGGCCGAGGACCTCACGTCCCTGCTGGCAAATCCATTGGTCGACATCGTCGACACCGACCAAGCCAACGCTGTCACGGCAGTTGCTCGCCGGCGTGATACTGTTTCTGTGTCACCCCTACTCGATGACGTCGACGACGAAGCGGCGGCACTGATCGAGGAGCTGCTGGCCACGCTAGAGGCGCTCCGAACAGGCGACGTCGAGGACGCAACCAAGACGCTCCGTCGACTGTTGGACGACCGGTTCGACCTGGAAGCAGCAACGGAGGACTACGCCAGCGGTGCCGAGCAAGCCGTCGAACAGCGGGCCTACGACATCGTGGACGAGGTCCTTTCCTCGTTCGAGTCGCTGGCGGCGGTCAATAGCGACCTTTCCCCGTTGGCCCTCTTCACCCGTGCGTTCGATGGCGTGCCGATCCGGGTTCCACAGCGCGCTGCTGGCGGCCACGTTGAGGTGATGGGGCTGCTCGACGCTCGGATGCGCTCGTTCGAGAAGGTGTTCCTCGTGGGATTGGCGAGCGAGCACTTCCCCGTGACGCGGGAACGCCCGGCCTTCTTCGAGGAGATGACCGACGCCCACCCACGGTTCGACACTGGCGACGAGCGCCTCCGGGGGCGCTATCTTTTCGCAACTCTGTTCGCGAACGTCGACGAACTTACGATCACCACACCGGAGACGGGCGACGACGAGTCCGCCGTCGTCCGGTCGCCGGTCCTCGACGAACTCCAGCGCGTGACCGGTATCGAATCCGAAGACGGCGTCGACGACCGCGTGGGCTCCCGCGAGGACCTGCAGCGGCACGTCGCCGCTACGGCTGACCGGCGTGCGGCAGTCAGCCGCGCCGGCGACCGGGGCGATCTCTCCCCCGAGCAGACCAAGCGCACGGATCGGGGACTCCGCTGTGCGGCCAACAGGGGAACGGCTGGCCTCTCCGACCACGACGGTGTGTTGGACCCCGAGACCATCGCGGAAGTCTATCCTCCGTCAGAGCGAGAACCCTACAGCGCGAGTCGAATCGAGCGATACGTCGAGTGCGGGTTCAAGTTCTACGCAGACGAAGTACTCGGAATCGAGGACCCCGACGACGTCGAGGTCGTCCCCACGCCCCTCGAAACCGGGTCGTACGTTCACGATGTCCTCGAACGGTTTTTCGTGGATCTGCAGGACGAAACCGAAGACGGTGTTGATATCACCGAGTTCGACCGGGACTACCTGGCGACGCACCTTCGCGAGGTTGCCGTCGAGGAACTCCAAGACACTGACTTCGAGTACGACAGCCTGTTCTACGAGCGGTGGAAGGCGGAGCTGTTCGCAGGTCTCGGTGACGATGAGAGCCCACCGTACGAGGCCGGGATCAAACCCCACGACGCACCGGAACAGGGATTGTTCGCTACGTTCCTCGACAACGAACTCTCCCGAGACGGCGCCGCCCGCCCACATCTGTTCGAAGCCCCGTTCGGCGAGGGGCTGCCCGACTCGGATGCTGGACCGTTCACGGTTGAGCGGCCGGACGGCTCAACCGTCTCGATTCGTGGTTACATCGACCGCATCGACGTGAGTCGGGACGGCAAGCAATCGACGCTCACGCTCTACGACTATAAGACTGGTCGAGCACCGTATATGACGAAGACGACCGGCGGCACGAAGTTCCAGCTCCCCATCTATCTGCTTGCTTCCGCCGATGTCGTCGACGGCGATCTGTTCGAGGAGGGGTCGCTCTCGGCGACGTACTATCAGGTACGACCGCCCAACGACCTCAAGATCCCACGCGGTGTCGAGTCGAAGTTCGATTCCGAGACCGAACTCCGTCGGTTCCTGAACGAGGTCGTTCCAGAGTGGTTGGGCCAGATCGACGAGGCGATCGGCAACGGTCGGTTCCACACGACGCTTCTGTCCGCCCGCGAAGCGAACTGCCGGTTTTGTGACTACCGTCGGGCATGCGATGTCCGCCACCACCGCAAGCGGGAGTTCGTGAATAATGTTCGCGATGACGACGTCGCGTACGTTCCGCTCCGTGTGCGTGACGACGAGGATCTCGAGGCGGTGATGCACGATGACTGA
- a CDS encoding DUF7342 family protein produces MAESSRADGPPPFDRPFEDADTKQRVYGAVLHAREPMTAAEISERADCSEDAARAHLSFYADLGIVIRHEGRPMRYERNDDYFEWRRVNELAREHTVDELQARVSELTDQLESYRDEYNVDSPADVDVLAFDADNVDDVYVDLSDWATVVEERRLHERARRKVTSSTAQSHS; encoded by the coding sequence ATGGCAGAAAGTTCCCGCGCCGACGGCCCGCCGCCCTTTGACCGGCCGTTTGAAGACGCGGACACGAAGCAGCGCGTCTACGGGGCGGTCCTCCATGCACGAGAACCGATGACGGCGGCGGAAATCTCTGAGCGAGCGGACTGCTCGGAGGATGCAGCGCGGGCGCATCTTTCCTTTTACGCCGATCTCGGGATCGTCATCCGCCACGAGGGCCGGCCGATGAGGTACGAGCGCAATGACGACTATTTCGAGTGGCGGCGAGTGAACGAACTCGCGCGGGAACACACCGTCGACGAGTTACAGGCTCGCGTCTCAGAACTCACCGATCAGCTCGAATCGTACCGTGACGAGTACAACGTTGACTCACCTGCTGACGTCGACGTGCTCGCGTTCGACGCGGACAATGTCGATGACGTGTACGTGGACCTCAGTGATTGGGCCACTGTCGTCGAGGAGCGCCGCCTGCATGAACGCGCTCGACGGAAAGTCACCAGCTCAACGGCGCAGTCTCACAGCTGA
- a CDS encoding UvrD-helicase domain-containing protein — MTEEPEEIQLTEEQEDALVQGRNVAITAGAGTGKTTTLTERYVTILAENPSLTPENIVTITFTRKAAAELTERVRAEVYDRLEAVDSPEAYHRWRNILDDLEDGYVHTIHAFCTRLLRERAVEAPVPLGFDVLDEDGAATLQREVVTEFLERNQDDDDVELLAQLWSRDQLVDVLAGLLDERPQSESVLEAWRDAEIDDYVDICWEVVCDLDVADARQTLYADGLLEQLRTVAGRVDREETIADADGLWAYQTFTEVATTLPEEPEDSDPRDCQRAILDLYEACEKKNGGLYSSSGYVVGDRDEWDEYGDVYDDLKDAIDAVIAAVEPHADTVETTPGELEANSAHYALALMRVFDDVLAAYADEKERRDTLDFPDVIETTLEFLRANDTVTERFQDQFAAVMVDEFQDTDPRQWELVKLLTGVDEQTASNVFLVGDEKQSIYGFRGADVTTFGAARAELQAVNEARGVDNVPDREAESPTALELSGNFRTLDEPLSFLNELFEYLFKPEGDIHEPYEAPPQELTTQRDRVEDIEGLTGSVEYLAVPDDADMAAELFGDDHPVAEGALDHTIEAEAQALAARLTHLFDDPPQVQDPDTEVHRDATPDDTAILLRRRTHLDRYQRALEEYDIPYTVVGGVGFYDTPEVQALTNLLRVLGDPQDDVSLYGVLRSPLFGFTDDRLAPAVAEADSVWDALAETDYPQLADAFDLLTTWRTLSGCATPSEDGVLPWNRLLSRVIDDTGYLASVSADERGQQAVANVEKFRDQVRTWSENGVHTAAGLLHRIDRQAEIDPREGEADIPGDAEGVRIMTIHSAKGLEFPIVTVPDLGSDLNFGRSVDDHGYVRLVEGTDNAPPLPAVGGPNPSDAFSIEKTAFHEYADRQSLARERAESKRLLYVACTRTRDHLLLCGTHDIEVDESGAIELGEPATFDNADRWRDWLQPALLDEVLVAEAIRDGQARSELGGASYTVRSPPRPVDCHTDDATVDAAPEISISSPLTQASAKRIAATTLVNAVADASSGGHSYSQSEETVGLSPTTFGTVVHRINELRPPRDDWPKLIRRLSQMAGEEPTESDLRDAIDHAGDAVKFVDEVEADANLQAVYNEYSVIARIGKSRIVGDIDRLLVTPNAFHIIDYKTNDLSSTTSDELAEHYRPQMLAYALALLQHDQNRDVRASLRFTDDGVEERFNWTSDQMSEIESELRPMMDLVE, encoded by the coding sequence ATGACTGAGGAACCCGAAGAGATTCAGCTCACAGAGGAACAGGAGGACGCGCTTGTCCAGGGCCGAAACGTCGCGATCACTGCCGGCGCCGGGACGGGGAAGACAACGACGCTTACCGAGCGGTACGTGACGATACTGGCCGAGAACCCGTCACTCACGCCGGAGAATATCGTCACGATCACTTTCACGCGAAAGGCCGCTGCCGAACTAACTGAGCGCGTTCGGGCGGAGGTGTACGACCGGCTCGAGGCCGTCGACTCTCCGGAGGCCTATCACCGCTGGCGAAACATTCTCGATGATCTGGAGGACGGCTACGTCCACACGATTCACGCTTTCTGTACCCGGCTCTTGCGAGAACGGGCTGTCGAGGCTCCGGTCCCGCTCGGCTTCGACGTGCTCGACGAAGACGGCGCCGCGACACTCCAACGCGAAGTCGTGACGGAGTTCCTCGAACGCAACCAGGACGATGATGACGTGGAGCTCCTTGCCCAGCTCTGGAGTCGCGACCAGTTGGTCGATGTACTCGCTGGATTACTCGATGAACGCCCACAGAGCGAGTCCGTTCTCGAGGCGTGGCGTGACGCCGAGATCGACGACTACGTCGATATCTGTTGGGAGGTCGTTTGTGATCTCGATGTTGCCGACGCCCGACAGACGCTGTATGCGGACGGACTCCTCGAGCAGCTACGCACGGTCGCGGGCCGCGTTGACCGCGAGGAAACTATTGCTGACGCGGACGGCCTTTGGGCCTACCAGACCTTCACCGAGGTCGCGACGACACTCCCTGAGGAACCTGAAGATAGCGATCCCCGCGACTGTCAGCGGGCAATCCTCGACCTCTATGAGGCCTGTGAGAAGAAAAACGGCGGCCTGTACAGCAGTTCGGGGTACGTCGTCGGCGATCGGGACGAGTGGGATGAGTACGGTGATGTCTACGATGATCTGAAGGATGCCATCGACGCGGTCATCGCGGCCGTCGAACCGCACGCGGATACGGTCGAGACGACGCCGGGGGAACTGGAAGCGAATAGCGCTCACTACGCGCTCGCCCTGATGCGTGTTTTCGACGATGTCCTCGCTGCCTACGCCGACGAGAAAGAGCGCCGCGATACGCTCGACTTCCCCGACGTGATCGAGACGACCCTCGAGTTCCTGCGAGCCAACGATACGGTCACGGAGCGGTTTCAAGACCAGTTTGCGGCCGTGATGGTCGACGAGTTCCAGGACACGGACCCGCGACAGTGGGAGTTAGTCAAGCTCCTCACCGGCGTCGACGAGCAGACAGCGTCGAACGTCTTTCTGGTCGGCGACGAGAAGCAGAGTATCTACGGATTCCGTGGGGCCGACGTGACGACATTTGGGGCGGCGAGAGCGGAACTCCAGGCCGTCAACGAAGCCCGTGGGGTCGACAACGTCCCCGACAGAGAGGCCGAGAGTCCGACGGCGCTCGAACTCTCCGGGAACTTCCGGACACTGGACGAGCCGTTATCGTTCCTGAACGAGCTCTTCGAGTACCTGTTCAAGCCAGAGGGAGACATCCACGAACCCTACGAAGCGCCACCGCAGGAGTTGACCACGCAACGCGACCGTGTCGAGGACATCGAGGGACTGACCGGGAGTGTCGAGTATCTCGCTGTGCCCGACGACGCCGATATGGCAGCGGAACTCTTCGGCGACGATCATCCGGTCGCCGAAGGCGCGCTCGATCACACCATCGAAGCAGAGGCGCAAGCGCTCGCTGCTCGTTTGACCCACCTGTTCGACGATCCGCCGCAAGTTCAAGATCCCGATACGGAAGTTCATCGCGACGCTACTCCCGACGACACGGCAATCCTCCTCCGCCGGCGAACTCATCTAGATCGGTATCAGCGCGCCCTCGAGGAGTACGACATCCCTTACACTGTCGTCGGTGGCGTCGGGTTCTACGATACGCCTGAGGTCCAGGCGCTCACGAATCTGCTTCGGGTACTCGGTGACCCACAAGACGATGTCTCTCTCTATGGGGTGCTTCGGTCGCCGCTGTTCGGATTCACCGATGACCGCCTCGCACCAGCTGTCGCAGAGGCCGATTCAGTGTGGGATGCGCTCGCCGAGACGGACTATCCACAGCTCGCGGATGCCTTCGACCTCCTCACGACGTGGCGGACGCTTAGTGGCTGCGCGACGCCGTCTGAGGATGGCGTCCTTCCGTGGAACCGCTTGTTGTCCCGAGTGATCGACGACACGGGGTATCTGGCGAGCGTGAGTGCTGACGAACGCGGCCAGCAGGCCGTCGCGAACGTCGAGAAGTTCCGCGACCAAGTCCGTACTTGGAGCGAAAACGGTGTTCACACAGCTGCCGGGTTGCTCCACCGGATCGACCGCCAAGCCGAGATCGACCCTCGTGAGGGGGAGGCAGATATTCCGGGTGACGCTGAGGGGGTCCGGATTATGACGATCCATTCTGCGAAAGGACTCGAGTTTCCGATCGTCACCGTCCCCGATCTCGGGAGTGACCTCAACTTCGGTCGCTCCGTTGATGACCATGGCTACGTTCGACTTGTGGAGGGAACTGATAACGCGCCCCCTCTGCCGGCGGTCGGTGGGCCAAATCCGAGCGATGCGTTCTCGATTGAGAAGACAGCCTTTCACGAGTATGCTGACCGGCAGTCACTGGCCCGAGAGCGTGCGGAGTCGAAACGCCTCCTCTATGTAGCCTGTACACGGACACGAGATCACCTCCTTCTCTGCGGCACTCACGACATCGAAGTCGACGAGTCTGGCGCCATCGAGCTCGGAGAGCCAGCAACCTTCGACAACGCAGACCGGTGGCGAGACTGGCTACAGCCAGCTCTCCTAGACGAAGTCCTCGTCGCCGAGGCGATTCGTGACGGACAGGCTCGTAGCGAGTTGGGTGGGGCCAGCTATACCGTTCGTAGCCCACCGCGACCAGTAGACTGTCACACCGACGACGCCACTGTTGATGCAGCGCCGGAAATCTCGATTTCTTCGCCCCTGACGCAGGCGTCAGCGAAACGGATCGCGGCCACGACGCTGGTGAATGCGGTTGCGGATGCGTCTTCAGGCGGTCACAGTTACTCCCAGTCCGAGGAGACAGTTGGCCTAAGCCCTACGACATTTGGGACGGTTGTCCACCGGATCAATGAACTTCGCCCACCGAGAGACGACTGGCCGAAGCTGATTCGGCGTCTGAGTCAGATGGCCGGTGAAGAGCCAACGGAATCCGACCTCCGTGATGCTATCGATCACGCCGGTGATGCGGTCAAATTTGTGGATGAGGTTGAGGCCGATGCCAACCTCCAAGCGGTCTATAACGAGTATTCTGTTATCGCCAGGATTGGTAAGTCGCGAATCGTCGGTGATATCGACCGACTACTCGTTACGCCAAATGCCTTCCACATTATCGATTACAAAACGAACGATCTCTCATCGACGACATCGGATGAGCTAGCAGAACACTATCGACCACAAATGCTCGCGTATGCTCTTGCGCTCCTTCAGCATGACCAAAACCGTGACGTGCGAGCTTCACTCCGATTTACTGACGATGGCGTAGAAGAGCGATTTAATTGGACGTCGGATCAGATGTCCGAAATTGAATCTGAACTTCGACCAATGATGGACCTAGTGGAGTAG